A region from the Aegilops tauschii subsp. strangulata cultivar AL8/78 chromosome 5, Aet v6.0, whole genome shotgun sequence genome encodes:
- the LOC109778148 gene encoding uncharacterized protein — protein MVAAPMPPSPPAISPARLHKLVTAQADPLLALELVNVTSPTTTPHPATLHALLLGLSRRRDHLPHALALLRRLPSPPSPRLLLPLLLSVLRLRRPPHLFLSTFNTLFVAGPSPLSLHPQLLLRLLSALSSTAAYFPSALHLLRLVSSRLPLPAPLVLASHNLLIEAAARSGHLAVSLSLFHRLRSLHVSPDAHTYRMLTQSLCRRGQVRTATTLLDEMLHRGIPADPLAYTTVLNALCRKKQLREAYRLLCLMRGRGVSPDIVHYNTVIVGMCREGRPLDACKVIGDMTDSGCIPNAASYAAVVNGLCVSGLFDKAETYLEDMMGKGIVPHFSVFHSVIKGCCTVGKVEEAARMMSRMLDLGMPPHVETWSSVISSICNDEDYVEVILLQMMKGRGRCPNTISGSTL, from the coding sequence ATGGTAGCGGCGCCGATGCCcccgtcgccgccggcgatctcgCCGGCGCGGCTGCACAAGCTGGTGACCGCGCAGGCGGACCCGCTCCTGGCGCTCGAGCTCGTCAACGTCACCTCCCCGACCACCACGCCGCACCCGGCCACCCTCCACGCGCTCCTCCTCGGCCTCTCCCGCCGCCGCGACCACCTCCCCCACGCGCTCGCCCTGCTCCGCCGCCTCCCGTCCCCGCCCTCCCCGCGGCTCCTCCTCCCGCTGCTCCTCTCCgtcctccgcctccgccgcccgcccCACCTCTTCCTGTCCACCTTCAACACCCTCTTCGTCGCCGGCCCCAGCCCCCTGTCGCTCCACCCGCAgcttctcctccgcctcctctccgCCCTCTCCTCCACCGCCGCCTACTTCCCCTCCGCGCTCCACCTCCTCCGGCTCGTCTCCTCGCGCCTCCCCCTGCCGGCGCCGCTCGTCCTCGCCTCTCACAACCTGCTCATCGAGGCCGCCGCCCGCTCCGGCCACCTCGCCGTGTCCCTCTCGCTCTTCCACCGCCTGCGCTCCCTCCACGTGTCGCCAGACGCCCACACCTACCGCATGCTTACCCAGTCGCTCTGCCGCCGCGGCCAGGTCCGCACTGCCACTACCCTGCTCGATGAAATGCTGCACAGGGGCATCCCTGCCGATCCTCTGGCATACACCACCGTGCTCAACGCCCTCTGCCGCAAGAAGCAGCTCCGCGAGGCCTACCGATTGCTGTGCCTCATGCGAGGCCGCGGGGTCTCGCCTGACATTGTGCACTACAACACCGTCATCGTCGGAATGTGCCGTGAGGGGCGGCCACTGGATGCCTGCAAGGTGATCGGTGATATGACGGATAGTGGCTGCATACCGAATGCAGCGTCGTATGCAGCGGTGGTGAATGGGTTGTGCGTGAGTGGGTTGTTTGACAAGGCAGAGACATACTTGGAAGATATGATGGGTAAGGGGATTGTACCACATTTTTCGGTGTTCCATTCGGTGATCAAGGGGTGTTGCACAGTGGGAAAGGTAGAGGAGGCTGCTAGGATGATGAGTCGGATGCTTGATCTTGGGATGCCTCCACATGTTGAGACATGGAGTTCAGTGATCAGCAGTATTTGTAATGACGAGGACTATGTTGAGGTGATTTTGTTGCAAATGATGAAAGGAAGGGGGCGCTGCCCGAACACGATCTCGGGGAGTACCTTGTGA